The nucleotide window GATAGACCCGATCCGCTCTCTTTATTTGTGTGTTGGAAAGCTTATTTCAGTTCGAGACTGAGTCCCTTGTACAGACCGGCACCGTAGATGCCATGTGCCTCAACCGGCTTCAGGCGCGGCCCGGCGCGTCCCTGAAACGGCAGCAATTGCCATTTGAAGCCGACATACTGGATCAGTACCAGACCGAACCAGAAGATCGGCATGGAGACCCCGGCAACAGAGGCCGCCATGATGATGCGGTCCGAGATCTTGCCGCGCCGCACGGCCGCGAGGGTGCCGAACAGAATGCCGAGGGGGGTGGCCCAGATCAGGCTGGCGGTCATCAGTTCGATTGTCGGGCCAACGGTATTGGCAAGCTCGTCGACAACCGCGCTGTTGGAAATCATCGAACGGCCGAGATCGCCTTGCAAGACGCGGCTGAGGTAGATGCCGAACTGGACGATGACTGGCTCGTTCAATCCCATCGACTCCCGGATGGCCTCGATGTCCGCCGCGCTGGCTGTGGGGCCGGCGAGAACAGTGGCCGGATCAGTCGGCACCACCTGCATCAGCATGAAGCCGATAAAGAGCACCCCGAAGAGAACGGGAATGGAAACGAAAAGCCGTTTTGTTATGTGTCTAAGCATGATTTCGCGATCTAAAGTCGCTGAAGGAGGGCAGGGAATTCTTCGCAACGGATGTGCCAAGTCCGCGCCGGGAAGGGAATTAGATCTGGATTTGGCCGAATGCCCGCGAGAAGGGGCGGAGAAGGCAGGATGCCAGGACAGGATGCCCTGTCCTAGGCTGCAATAATTTTAGGCGATTTTCATGCTGCGTCGCACAAAAAAGCATCAATTGACGTTCACCGTGCCGGTAAATCGCATCGCAGCACGGTAAGAGGTGTCACACGCCTTCTACCAGGACGGCATTGCCTGAGGATGCGGCCCGGCGAAGAGCTTTCGGCTTTTCATACTCGGCGGAATAATACCATTTCCGGGCTTGCTCGAAGCTGTCGAAGCGAACCACCACTGTGCGAGGGTTGGGAGAGCCTTCAAGGTCTTCCTGCTTGCCGCCGCGGATGATGTACTCGCCGCCATATTGCTTGATCGTGCCAGGGACCAAGGCACGATATTCTTCGAATGCAGCAGCGTCAGAGACGTCGATCTGGGCAATGATGTATCCGGCCGGCATCGTGTCTTCCCCCGTTTGTTTTCTCTTCGATGCACTGTAGCCGTTCCGGACCTCCTGTTGCCAATCGGCGAGGCGAATGCTTCAGTTCCCGACACGCATCAATGGAATGTCGAGGGAGGACATTATGAGCGCGGGTGAAGGCGAGATTCTGCTGACGGTGTTTCTGAAGCATCAGAAAGATAAAAATCTCAGCGAAATCAATGAGAAGCTTGAGAATGCCGAGTTCTGGAAACTGTTTCCGCCGGAAGGCATCGAAGTGGTCAACTGGTACGTGATGATGGGGATCGGGCAGGTTGCTATCCTGCGGGTGCCGGGCCATCGGCTGCGTGAGGTCAACCTGGCGATAGAGAAAAGTGCCTGGGGTGCGTTCGATACCGAATTCTACCCGACTTACGATTTCATGCCGGTGTTGAAAGACATCAAAGCCCGGCAATGCCGGGAGGCTTGAGCGCTGGGCTGACTGTTTTCGCTTTGTGAGCTTGCCCGCGCCGCGCTAAGAGAAGCGCCATGACCGAGACACTTACGATTGCGTTGGCCCAGTTGAACCCGACTGTCGGGGACTTTCAGGGCAATCTCGAACGGTTGCGCAAGGCGCGGGCCGAGGCGGCGGAGCATGGCGCGGACCTGCTGCTCACGAGCGAGCTGTATATCTGCGGCTACCCGCCGGAAGATTTGATCCTGAAGCCGATGTTCGTCGACAGCATCCGTATCGCTGTCGATGCGTTCGCTGGGGAAACCGCCGACGGCGGACCAGCGGTGCTGCTTGGCACACCGTGGCGCGGCGATGACGGCCGGGTCTATAATGCGATGATTCTGATCGAGGACGGCAAGGTCACTGGCGAGCGCTACAAGGCCGATCTGCCGAATTACGGCGTGTTCGACGAGAAGCGGGTGTTCGCCGCGGGCGACATGCCAGGGCCAATTGCCTTCAAGGGCGTGCGCATCGGCATTCCGATCTGCGAGGATATCTGGACCCCTGATGTGGTCGAGTGCATTGCCGAGACGGGCGGTGAAATCCTGCTGGTTCCGAACGGCTCTCCGTTCGAGGCAGGCAAGACGGATCAGCGCCAGCAGCTCGGGATCTCCCGCGTGGTGGAAAGCGGCTTGCCGCTGGTTTATCTGAACCAGCTTGGAGGCCAGGACGAATTGGTGTTCGACGGCGCGTCCTTCGTGCTGAATGCGGACCGGACTCTCGCGGCGCAGCTGCCCGCGTGGCAGGAGAAGGTCGTCATCACGCGCTGGCGCAACGGGCCGAATGGCTGGGTTTGCGCGCCGGCTGAAACCGTCGAGATCGAAACCAAGGACGCGGCGCTTTATCAGGCGCTGATCTGCGGTGTCCGCGATTATGTGAACAAGAACGGCTTCAAGGGCGTGCTGATCGGCATGTCGGGCGGTATCGATTCCGCCCTGAGTGCCGCCGTCGCCGTCGACGCGCTTGGGCCCGACCGGGTGCATTGCGTGATGATGCCGTCGCCTTATACCAGCCGGGAGAGCCTGGAAGACGCGGCTGAAGCGTCCCGGTTGCTTGGCGTGCGTCTGGACGAGATCAATATCGGCCCGGCCATGGCCGCCTTCGACGAGATGCTGGCGCCGTTCTTCAAGGGCACCAACAGCGACATTACAGAAGAGAACATCCAGTCCCGCTCACGCGGCATGGCCCTGATGGCCCTGTCCAACAAGTTTGGCTACATGGTGCTATCGACCGGCAACAAATCCGAGATGTCCGTCGGTTACGCGACGCTCTATGGCGATATGTGCGGCGGCTATAATGTGCTGAAGGACGTCTACAAGATGTCCGTCTTCGCGCTCTGCCGCTGGCGCAACGAGAACAAGCCCGCCGGCGCTCTCGGCCCTGACGGTGCGGTCATGCCGGAGCGGATCATTACCAAGCCGCCGTCCGCCGAACTTCGGCCTGATCAGAAGGACGAGGATTCCCTGCCGCCCTACCCGGTGCTGGATGCGATCCTGGAAGAGCTGATCGAGAATGAGACACCGATCGCGGATATCGCGGCCAAAGGCTATGATGCGGAGACAGTGCTCAAGGTCTGGCGGCTTCTGGATCGCGCGGAATACAAGCGCCGCCAGGCACCTCCGGGCGTCAAGGTCACGCTGAAAGCCTTCGGCCGTGACCGCCGTTATCCGCTGACCAATGCCTTCCTCGGCGCCTATGTGGCGTCGCCCGCAGCCAAGGCCGCAGAATGACCTCTTCGAGTAATGTGATCGTCCGTTTCGCGCCGAGCCCGACGGGCCGCCTGCATGTTGGCAATACCAGGACTGCGCTGGTCAACTGGCTGTTTGCCCGAAAGGCCGGCGGTACTTTCCTGCTGCGCATGGACGATACTGACGACGAGCGTTCGACCGAGGAATATGCGCGCGGTATCGAAGAGGACCTGACCTGGCTCGGTCTCACCTGGGACCAGTTCGCGCGCCAGTCGGACCGGCTGGACCGCTATGACGCCGCCGTTGAGCGTCTGAAAGCCTCCGGGCGGCTTTATCCCTGCTACGAGACCCAGGACGAACTCGGCTTGAAGCGCAAGGCGCAGCTCTCCGCCGGACGGCCCCCGGTCTATGACCGCTCGGCGCTTAACCTGACCGACGCGGAGAAGGTGGAGAAGGAAGCGGCGGGCATTCAGCCGCACTGGCGCTTCAAGCTGATCCATGAGGAAGAGCGCTGGAGCGATCTGGTGCGGGGCGAGTCCCATTATCACATGGCCAGCCTCAGTGACCCGGTGCTGCTGCGCGCCGATGGCCGGCCGATCTACACGCTGGCCTCCGTGGTTGACGATATCGAGCTCGGTATCACGCATATCCTGCGCGGTGAGGATCATCTGACCAACTCCGCCGCCCAGATTCAGCTCTTCAAGGCTCTCGATGCCGTCCCGCCGCAGATGGGACACCTGTCTTTGCTGACGGACGCGGACGGGCAGGGGCTTTCCAAGCGGCTCGGCTCGCTCGGTTTGCAACAGCTCCGGGATGATGGTCTCGAAGCCATGTCGATCAACACGCTGCTGGCCAAGATGGGCACCTCGGACCCGGTCGAACCCCGGCAGAGCCTCGATCAGCTCGTCGCCGATTTCGATATTTCCAAGTTCTCCCGCGCGACGCCGCGCTTCGATCCGGCGGAACTGCATGGTCTGAATGCTAAGATCCTGCACGACAAGGCATTCACTACTGTTGCCGACCGGCTGGCGGGGATGGGCATTGCCGGCGGTGAGCCGTTCTGGCTGGCGGTGCGCGGCAATCTCGAACTGCTGCGGGACGCAAAACTCTGGTGGGATGTCTGCTCGGGCGAGATCGATCCGCTGATCGAGGATGCGGAATATGCCTCCGCCGCTGCGGCTGTCCTGCCGGACGTTCCGTGGGACCAGGGAACCTGGAAGGCATGGGCGGATGCGGTCAAGACGGCGACCGGGCGCAAGGGCAAGCAGCTCTTCATGCCGCTGCGCGAGGCGGTCACCGGGCAAAGCCGTGGACCGGACATGGGCGAGCTGCT belongs to Nisaea sp. and includes:
- a CDS encoding ABC transporter permease, translated to MLRHITKRLFVSIPVLFGVLFIGFMLMQVVPTDPATVLAGPTASAADIEAIRESMGLNEPVIVQFGIYLSRVLQGDLGRSMISNSAVVDELANTVGPTIELMTASLIWATPLGILFGTLAAVRRGKISDRIIMAASVAGVSMPIFWFGLVLIQYVGFKWQLLPFQGRAGPRLKPVEAHGIYGAGLYKGLSLELK
- the gltX gene encoding glutamate--tRNA ligase, which produces MTSSSNVIVRFAPSPTGRLHVGNTRTALVNWLFARKAGGTFLLRMDDTDDERSTEEYARGIEEDLTWLGLTWDQFARQSDRLDRYDAAVERLKASGRLYPCYETQDELGLKRKAQLSAGRPPVYDRSALNLTDAEKVEKEAAGIQPHWRFKLIHEEERWSDLVRGESHYHMASLSDPVLLRADGRPIYTLASVVDDIELGITHILRGEDHLTNSAAQIQLFKALDAVPPQMGHLSLLTDADGQGLSKRLGSLGLQQLRDDGLEAMSINTLLAKMGTSDPVEPRQSLDQLVADFDISKFSRATPRFDPAELHGLNAKILHDKAFTTVADRLAGMGIAGGEPFWLAVRGNLELLRDAKLWWDVCSGEIDPLIEDAEYASAAAAVLPDVPWDQGTWKAWADAVKTATGRKGKQLFMPLREAVTGQSRGPDMGELLPLIPREKVLARLQGSRA
- a CDS encoding DUF1330 domain-containing protein, giving the protein MPAGYIIAQIDVSDAAAFEEYRALVPGTIKQYGGEYIIRGGKQEDLEGSPNPRTVVVRFDSFEQARKWYYSAEYEKPKALRRAASSGNAVLVEGV
- a CDS encoding NAD+ synthase, with the protein product MTETLTIALAQLNPTVGDFQGNLERLRKARAEAAEHGADLLLTSELYICGYPPEDLILKPMFVDSIRIAVDAFAGETADGGPAVLLGTPWRGDDGRVYNAMILIEDGKVTGERYKADLPNYGVFDEKRVFAAGDMPGPIAFKGVRIGIPICEDIWTPDVVECIAETGGEILLVPNGSPFEAGKTDQRQQLGISRVVESGLPLVYLNQLGGQDELVFDGASFVLNADRTLAAQLPAWQEKVVITRWRNGPNGWVCAPAETVEIETKDAALYQALICGVRDYVNKNGFKGVLIGMSGGIDSALSAAVAVDALGPDRVHCVMMPSPYTSRESLEDAAEASRLLGVRLDEINIGPAMAAFDEMLAPFFKGTNSDITEENIQSRSRGMALMALSNKFGYMVLSTGNKSEMSVGYATLYGDMCGGYNVLKDVYKMSVFALCRWRNENKPAGALGPDGAVMPERIITKPPSAELRPDQKDEDSLPPYPVLDAILEELIENETPIADIAAKGYDAETVLKVWRLLDRAEYKRRQAPPGVKVTLKAFGRDRRYPLTNAFLGAYVASPAAKAAE